From Paralcaligenes sp. KSB-10:
CCGCGCCAACGCCACGAATTCGTCCCCTCCCCAGCGCCCGAGGCTGTCTATATCACGGAACGTCCGGGCAGCATACGCTGCCAGTGCTTTCAGGGCCTGATCACCGGCGCCGTGCCCGAATTCATCGTTGATGGCCTTGAACCGGTCGATGTCAAACATCACAAGCGCAAACGTGCCCCCATGGTTCGCGCAGTGGGTGAGTTCACTCATGATCAGCACCGCCGACACGAAATGCAGCTGCAAGGTGTTAAAGGGGCCACTTAAGCACTTTATGTTTTACGGCACACTTGACACCCGCCATCGTAATATTTAGTAAAACTGTTATATGCGATTTTTAGCGGAGCCGTAAAGCCATGACAACATGGAACCAAACTGGCGGCCCGGGTACAGCGAGTCAGGATATCGATTCGTTGTAATTCTTGTACTCGATCGAAGCCGCTTCCAGAAAGGCCTGTATCAGGCCGACCTTGGGCGACGATCTGGACCAGATCAGGCCGAAACGCCTGGGCTCCCTGTAGCCTTCCAGTTCGATGGCCGTGAGGCTCAGTTGCGGCCCGAGAAGATTGGCCGCCATAGGCACTATGGCCACGCCCAGATCCAGATTCACCATCAGTGCAATGGACTCGAGACTGTTCAGCTCGAAGCGCTCCACCGGCGTTATATTCGCTTCCTTCAGATAGGCGCTGATCATCTGCCCGGTCCAGCTATTGCGTTCATAACGGATAAAGGGCTGGCGGCGCAACAGCTCGCGCGCGGGCTTGCCGGCATGCCTGGACGACGCCAGCAGCACAAAAGGCTCCACACGCAGC
This genomic window contains:
- a CDS encoding diguanylate cyclase; this translates as MSELTHCANHGGTFALVMFDIDRFKAINDEFGHGAGDQALKALAAYAARTFRDIDSLGRWGGDEFVALARNVDVVAAKAGPRQ